In a single window of the Gammaproteobacteria bacterium genome:
- the gcvT gene encoding glycine cleavage system aminomethyltransferase GcvT, with product MAQQTVLFDKHIEAGAKMVDFHGWEMPINYGSQIEEHHAVRKDAGMFDVSHMTVVDIKGVQAKDFLRKLLANDVAKLTVEGKAMYGGMLNEHGGVIDDLITYFITDNYYRLVVNSATREKDMAWINNQAANFEVAVTELPQLSMIAVQGPNAKEKAAKIFDAELNAKLEGIGPFFGIASGDLFVATTGYTGEEGYEIIMPQEQAVAMWQQLLDVDVRPCGLGARDTLRLEAGMNLYGLDMDESISPLAANMAWTVAWKPEDRNFIGRDALLAQKETGELHKQVGLVMEAKGVLRSGQRVVFKDGAGVEQEGVITSGTFSPTLGYSVAMARVPRSIGETAQVEMRKKFVEVQVVKSGFVRNGKKVF from the coding sequence ATGGCTCAACAAACTGTTTTATTTGATAAGCACATTGAAGCTGGCGCAAAAATGGTCGACTTTCACGGTTGGGAAATGCCAATCAACTATGGCTCTCAAATAGAAGAGCATCATGCAGTGCGTAAAGATGCTGGCATGTTTGACGTGTCTCACATGACAGTTGTTGATATTAAAGGCGTGCAAGCGAAAGATTTCTTACGCAAGTTACTTGCTAATGATGTAGCCAAACTAACGGTTGAAGGCAAGGCAATGTACGGCGGCATGTTAAATGAGCATGGTGGCGTTATTGATGACCTTATTACTTATTTCATTACGGATAACTACTACCGTTTAGTGGTTAACTCAGCGACTCGCGAAAAAGACATGGCGTGGATCAATAACCAAGCTGCTAACTTTGAAGTTGCCGTTACTGAATTACCCCAATTATCAATGATTGCAGTGCAAGGCCCTAACGCTAAAGAAAAAGCAGCGAAAATATTCGACGCTGAGCTAAACGCTAAGCTTGAAGGCATTGGTCCATTCTTTGGTATTGCTAGCGGCGACTTGTTTGTCGCAACCACGGGTTATACCGGTGAAGAAGGCTACGAAATTATTATGCCGCAAGAGCAAGCCGTAGCAATGTGGCAGCAACTGCTTGACGTTGACGTTCGTCCTTGTGGCTTAGGCGCACGTGATACCTTGCGTTTAGAAGCTGGCATGAACTTATATGGCCTAGACATGGATGAAAGCATTTCTCCACTAGCGGCTAACATGGCGTGGACAGTAGCGTGGAAACCTGAAGATCGTAACTTTATTGGGCGTGACGCGTTATTAGCTCAAAAAGAAACTGGCGAACTGCATAAGCAGGTTGGTTTGGTTATGGAAGCTAAAGGTGTGCTGCGTAGCGGTCAACGTGTGGTGTTTAAAGATGGCGCAGGCGTTGAACAAGAAGGTGTTATCACTTCTGGTACGTTCTCACCAACCCTTGGTTACAGTGTAGCAATGGCTAGAGTACCGCGTTCAATTGGCGAAACGGCCCAGGTTGAAATGCGCAAGAAATTTGTTGAAGTACAAGTGGTCAAATCAGGCTTTGTACGCAACGGAAAAAAAGTATTTTAA
- the gcvH gene encoding glycine cleavage system protein GcvH produces the protein MSNIPAELKFANSHEWLRDEGNGIYAVGISDHAQGLLGDMVFVDLPDVGDTLDAGEDVAVAESVKAASDIYCPISGEIVAINEELEDAPELVNSDAFSDGWMFKIKASDVSEIENLLDAEAYQATIEED, from the coding sequence ATGAGCAATATCCCAGCTGAACTTAAATTTGCTAACTCTCACGAATGGCTACGTGACGAAGGTAACGGTATTTACGCAGTAGGTATCTCTGACCATGCTCAAGGCTTACTTGGCGACATGGTCTTTGTTGATTTACCAGATGTTGGTGACACCCTAGATGCCGGTGAAGATGTTGCAGTTGCTGAGTCGGTAAAAGCGGCTTCAGATATTTATTGCCCAATTTCTGGCGAAATCGTTGCGATTAACGAAGAACTAGAAGACGCGCCTGAGTTAGTTAACTCTGACGCATTCAGCGACGGTTGGATGTTCAAGATTAAAGCGAGCGATGTTTCAGAAATTGAAAATCTGCTCGACGCAGAAGCTTATCAAGCGACAATCGAAGAAGATTAA
- the gcvP gene encoding aminomethyl-transferring glycine dehydrogenase, with protein MTRLPSLTELENKNEFIARHIGPNAQQQQDMLTYIGADSLEDMTKKIVPESILLKDGLNVGSGRTEVEALSYLRTLADKNQVLTTHIGMGYSNTHVPNVILRNVLENPGWYTAYTPYQPEIAQGRLEAILNFQQLTIDLTGLDLASSSLLDEATAGAEAMGLAKRVSKNKKSNQFYVSDSIHPQVLDVIKTRAGTFGYDVIVGPAQDAVNHDVFGAMLSYPASTGQVDDIEQLISDLQANKAVVAVAADLMALTMLKSPGEMGADVVFGNSQRFGVPMGFGGPHAAFFASRDKHKRSMPGRIIGVSKDTRGKPALRMAMQTREQHIRREKANSNICTAQVLLANMASFYAVYHGPKGLKNIATRINRLTTILANGLVAKGIELANNAWFDTITLNVANKDQILANGVEAGVNLRRDLAGQVGISLDETTTRADVAKLFDIVLGAGHGLDVAQLDSDVSGNSFDDGLVRTSQYLTHPVFNSYHSETEMMRYIRRLEGKDLALNHSMISLGSCTMKLNAVAEMLPVSWNEFANMHPFCPQDQAVGYVEMITELSEWLVNITGYDAICMQPNSGAQGEYAGLLAIQKYHESRGDAHRNICLIPSSAHGTNPASAQMAGQKVVVTACDAEGNVDMDDLRAKAEELSENLSCIMITYPSTHGVYEETIKEICEIIHGHGGQVYLDGANMNAQVGLTSPGSIGADVSHLNLHKTFAIPHGGGGPGMGPIGVKSHLAPFVANHSVVDLEGPQSGNGAVSAAQYGSASILPITWMYITMLGNEGLRQSTQLAILNANYLKARLSEHFPILFSGRGGYVAHECIVDLRPLKEASGVTEMDIAKRLNDYGFHAPTMSFPVAGTLMIEPTESESKIEIDRLADALISIRKEVARVESGEWNETDNPLHNAPHTLDDIMDPTWNRAYDRELAVFPTAEVRANKFWPTVNRIDDVYGDRHLHCSCVPIEEYL; from the coding sequence ATGACCCGCTTACCTTCGTTAACCGAGTTAGAAAACAAAAACGAATTTATCGCTCGTCACATTGGGCCAAATGCTCAGCAGCAACAAGACATGCTGACTTACATTGGCGCTGATTCATTAGAAGACATGACGAAAAAGATTGTTCCTGAGTCTATTTTATTAAAAGATGGGCTAAATGTTGGCAGTGGCCGGACCGAAGTAGAAGCGTTAAGTTATTTGCGTACTTTGGCTGACAAAAACCAAGTATTAACCACGCATATCGGCATGGGTTATAGCAATACTCACGTGCCGAACGTTATTTTACGTAACGTGTTAGAAAATCCAGGCTGGTACACGGCATATACGCCTTACCAACCAGAAATCGCTCAAGGTCGTTTAGAAGCTATTCTTAACTTCCAGCAGCTAACCATTGATTTAACTGGGTTAGATCTTGCTAGCTCGTCATTGCTTGATGAAGCAACAGCCGGTGCTGAAGCAATGGGCTTGGCGAAGCGTGTTTCTAAGAACAAAAAATCAAACCAATTTTACGTCAGTGATAGCATTCACCCACAAGTATTAGACGTAATTAAAACCCGTGCTGGTACTTTTGGTTATGATGTTATCGTTGGTCCAGCGCAAGACGCCGTAAACCACGACGTATTTGGCGCCATGTTAAGCTACCCAGCTTCAACAGGTCAGGTTGATGACATTGAGCAGCTAATTAGCGATCTACAGGCGAATAAAGCCGTTGTTGCTGTTGCCGCTGATTTAATGGCGTTAACTATGCTTAAGTCACCTGGCGAAATGGGTGCCGATGTTGTGTTTGGTAACAGCCAACGTTTTGGTGTGCCAATGGGCTTTGGTGGCCCACACGCTGCATTTTTTGCGTCACGTGATAAGCACAAGCGTTCAATGCCTGGCCGTATTATCGGGGTATCTAAAGACACGCGCGGCAAGCCAGCATTACGCATGGCAATGCAAACTCGTGAGCAGCACATCCGCCGCGAAAAAGCCAACTCAAACATTTGTACCGCTCAGGTATTATTAGCGAACATGGCGTCGTTCTACGCGGTTTATCATGGTCCTAAAGGCCTGAAAAACATCGCAACCCGCATTAACCGTTTAACGACTATCTTGGCGAACGGCTTAGTTGCTAAAGGCATTGAACTAGCGAACAATGCTTGGTTCGATACCATTACGTTAAATGTTGCTAACAAAGATCAAATACTTGCCAATGGCGTTGAAGCGGGCGTTAACTTACGTCGCGATTTAGCCGGTCAGGTTGGTATTAGCCTTGATGAAACAACAACTCGCGCTGATGTTGCTAAATTATTCGACATTGTTTTAGGTGCTGGTCACGGTCTTGATGTTGCGCAGTTAGACAGCGATGTTAGCGGCAACTCATTTGATGATGGTTTAGTGCGTACTTCACAGTACCTAACGCACCCAGTATTTAACAGCTACCATTCTGAAACCGAGATGATGCGTTACATCCGTCGTCTTGAAGGTAAAGACTTAGCGCTTAACCATTCAATGATTTCATTGGGTTCTTGTACCATGAAGCTAAACGCGGTTGCTGAAATGCTGCCAGTTAGCTGGAACGAGTTCGCCAACATGCACCCATTCTGTCCGCAAGATCAGGCAGTGGGTTATGTTGAAATGATCACTGAGTTGTCTGAGTGGTTAGTGAACATTACTGGTTATGATGCAATTTGTATGCAGCCTAACTCGGGCGCTCAAGGTGAATATGCTGGTCTGTTAGCGATTCAAAAATATCACGAGTCTCGTGGTGACGCGCATCGTAACATTTGTTTAATTCCTTCATCTGCGCATGGTACTAACCCAGCGTCGGCTCAAATGGCTGGTCAAAAAGTTGTGGTTACCGCTTGTGATGCTGAAGGTAATGTTGACATGGACGACCTTCGCGCTAAGGCCGAAGAGTTATCAGAAAACCTATCGTGCATCATGATCACTTACCCGTCAACGCACGGCGTATACGAAGAAACGATCAAAGAAATTTGTGAAATTATTCACGGTCATGGCGGTCAGGTTTATCTTGATGGCGCGAACATGAATGCACAAGTTGGCCTAACGTCACCTGGTAGCATTGGCGCTGACGTATCGCACCTTAACTTGCACAAGACTTTCGCAATTCCTCATGGCGGCGGCGGTCCTGGTATGGGTCCTATCGGTGTTAAATCACACTTGGCACCTTTTGTGGCTAATCACAGTGTGGTTGACCTTGAAGGCCCCCAAAGCGGTAACGGCGCAGTATCTGCGGCACAATACGGCTCGGCAAGTATCTTACCTATTACGTGGATGTACATTACCATGTTAGGTAACGAAGGTTTACGTCAGTCAACGCAATTGGCAATTTTGAACGCTAACTACCTTAAAGCGCGTTTAAGTGAACACTTCCCTATTTTATTCTCTGGTCGTGGCGGTTACGTGGCACACGAGTGTATTGTTGATTTGCGCCCACTTAAAGAAGCGTCTGGTGTAACTGAAATGGATATCGCTAAGCGTCTTAACGATTACGGTTTCCACGCACCAACCATGTCTTTCCCGGTGGCTGGTACCTTAATGATCGAGCCGACTGAGTCTGAGTCTAAGATCGAAATAGATCGCTTGGCCGATGCCCTAATTTCAATCCGTAAAGAAGTCGCTAGAGTAGAATCGGGCGAATGGAACGAAACTGACAATCCATTACACAACGCACCGCACACACTTGACGACATTATGGATCCAACATGGAACCGTGCTTATGACCGCGAATTAGCTGTATTCCCAACAGCAGAAGTTCGTGCCAACAAGTTCTGGCCAACAGTTAACCGCATTGATGACGTATATGGCGATCGCCATTTACATTGTTCATGTGTACCGATTGAAGAGTATCTTTAA
- a CDS encoding MBL fold metallo-hydrolase yields the protein MIFHQISTERGCQSYLIGCKETCAAIIIDPEVSQVERYLALAIQDGLIIHYLLDTHTHADHFSASQSLARKIDVPIIMHRNSGAPFVDMRVDDGEIIIVGELRLRVMYTPGHTDDSICIILPDRVLTGDTLLIGATGRTDLPTGNPDQLYDSLFNGLLKLNPTLKVYPGHDYKHRGHSTLERELAENPRLQKKNRREFIELMQTLNLSMPTHLTEALRTNLSGGKTVEQLISEAAAKVSFMAMDEVQKRIQSSDPDILLLDVREHDAFEQEHIPGAMFIPRGQLELRVNNLLTDPTQRIVVYCEFGKISTLAAATLREMGFSRAVALDGGLRTWREAGYFLESGNKN from the coding sequence ATGATTTTCCATCAAATTAGTACTGAAAGAGGATGTCAATCCTACCTAATTGGATGTAAAGAAACATGTGCTGCGATCATCATTGATCCGGAGGTTAGTCAGGTAGAACGTTATCTGGCTCTTGCGATACAAGATGGATTGATAATTCATTACCTTCTGGATACTCATACCCATGCCGACCACTTCTCTGCAAGTCAAAGTCTTGCTCGTAAAATAGACGTTCCTATCATCATGCATCGCAACAGCGGGGCTCCTTTTGTCGATATGCGAGTAGATGACGGGGAGATTATTATTGTGGGCGAATTAAGGTTGAGAGTCATGTACACGCCGGGACATACTGATGATTCGATATGCATTATATTGCCCGACCGTGTCCTGACCGGAGACACTCTGCTTATTGGCGCTACTGGTCGAACCGATCTTCCGACAGGAAACCCCGACCAATTATATGACAGCCTGTTTAATGGCTTACTTAAGCTAAACCCTACACTTAAAGTATATCCTGGGCACGATTACAAACATCGGGGACACTCTACTTTAGAACGTGAATTAGCTGAAAATCCTCGCTTGCAAAAGAAGAATCGTCGCGAGTTTATTGAACTCATGCAGACCTTAAATTTAAGTATGCCTACTCACCTGACTGAAGCGTTGCGTACTAATCTTAGCGGTGGCAAGACAGTGGAACAATTGATCTCTGAGGCTGCGGCCAAAGTGTCTTTCATGGCTATGGACGAGGTGCAAAAGCGAATCCAGTCCAGCGATCCTGATATTCTCCTGCTAGATGTACGTGAACATGATGCCTTTGAACAAGAGCATATTCCTGGTGCGATGTTTATTCCAAGAGGTCAGCTTGAATTACGGGTCAATAATCTACTGACAGATCCTACTCAACGGATTGTGGTCTATTGTGAATTTGGAAAAATATCTACTCTTGCTGCCGCTACCCTTAGGGAAATGGGATTTAGTCGGGCTGTGGCACTTGATGGGGGGTTAAGAACCTGGAGGGAGGCAGGGTACTTCTTAGAGTCGGGAAATAAAAACTAA
- the uspE gene encoding universal stress protein UspE has translation METYKKILVVIEPEEKKYIQLHKAAHLARQVGAQITVLLIIYDQELNLFSSLSKKYGGKLKESVIREQQYWLQEQLGSLSFHDLEVNSEVCWHKCQHQAIAEHVSQYNYDLVVKGTKRHSELGSLFITPTDWHLLRECISPILLVKSAPWCEGGRILSAIDVDNNQAFNNEILKKSRFLAQMLQAEHHLVNCYLESDISMYITPPDTDSKVDHEEVKHQHQLVADQMARQYQINQDNIHVMEGLSHDVIPRITKNIDAELVVLGTCSRQGLSEALLGHTAEHVIDEINCDLLALKPDNLVPT, from the coding sequence ATGGAAACATATAAGAAAATATTGGTTGTCATAGAGCCTGAAGAGAAAAAATATATACAGTTACACAAAGCTGCACATTTGGCTCGCCAAGTCGGAGCACAAATAACCGTGCTGCTAATCATATATGATCAGGAGCTTAATTTATTTTCCTCCCTGTCTAAAAAATACGGCGGTAAACTAAAAGAAAGTGTTATCAGGGAACAACAATACTGGCTCCAGGAGCAACTAGGCTCACTGTCATTTCATGATCTGGAGGTTAACTCTGAGGTCTGCTGGCATAAATGTCAGCATCAAGCGATCGCTGAACATGTAAGCCAATATAACTATGATCTGGTGGTGAAGGGAACCAAGCGACATAGCGAGCTTGGTTCATTATTTATTACACCTACTGACTGGCATCTGTTGCGGGAGTGTATCAGCCCAATCTTACTGGTAAAATCTGCACCGTGGTGTGAAGGTGGCCGTATATTGTCAGCTATTGATGTAGACAATAATCAGGCATTTAATAATGAAATCCTCAAGAAGTCGCGCTTCCTTGCACAGATGCTTCAGGCAGAGCATCACTTGGTCAACTGCTATTTAGAGAGCGATATCAGTATGTACATTACCCCTCCCGACACTGACTCCAAAGTTGACCATGAGGAGGTCAAACATCAACACCAATTGGTAGCAGACCAGATGGCTCGGCAATATCAGATTAACCAAGACAACATACATGTTATGGAAGGATTGTCACATGATGTGATCCCCCGAATTACCAAAAATATTGATGCTGAATTGGTGGTATTAGGAACCTGTAGCCGACAGGGTCTATCTGAAGCGCTATTGGGGCACACCGCTGAACACGTCATTGATGAAATAAATTGTGATCTGCTGGCACTCAAGCCTGATAATCTTGTACCTACCTAG
- a CDS encoding EAL domain-containing protein: MSSVRSAIRLQDTILFRLFLGMTMIYVVLITATYGVVDFVAKDYLIHKNKELINETGSHLVAELSRQVSVAETLTRTLATVGANLPKNPDLFLDIIPKIINTEGYHQFIAGGGIWPEPEIFTPAIERRSFFWGRDGAGQLQYFDQYNDPNGAGYHNEEWYVPARYSSPGDCIWSKSYMDPYTLEPMVTCTVAMFNQQKFTGNATVDIKLKRLQKNLHDSSAKLGGYAYAVDRNNKFLSFPDDKLTKETSRNDNNNLAAEYITVTELAKKNKIFKPIADILNAFNLSQMNSAKENNQQIAEKIAQESYQISSSEAQLISANLLALKKEINYPQDTLISVINQQDLLLGEPVIVSFFFMPETMWKIIVVTPLRLAISGAEDMAHQILLLMVTIISISTILGFIFFRQRLTAPMYQMVNQLQRTAADNTEAQPKLLDDSRQDEFGLLAYHFNQSTQALDRNNKNLILQIKERKQVEQQFKHLALHDSLTNLPNRALFQDRLHQAIAQAKRNRSKFAVFFMDLDGFKLINDTQGHEIGDELLKIVGLRILATKRNADTVARFGGDEFAFIINKVESIDDTAIFAQRLNELLHTPMVIQNKSISISTSIGITIYPDDATDSKGLLRNADIAMYQAKESGRNTTRFFVNEMNTKLQRYKQILADLTSSLIDDNFELYYQPQFKIDNNKLVGAEALIRWHTPGEDMIPPAQFIPIAEQSGLINELGDWVLSQACRQIKIFIDAGIPPIRIAINISPVQFRRKDFLVQTLTILELYNVPSRYIELEITEGAMMFDIDEAIVTMQALYQAGFTLSIDDFGTGYSSLSYLKRFPIQKIKIDRSFIVDIEKDSDNKAITTAIIQMGHSLGLQILAEGVENEAQLQYLINQECDLIQGHYSGKAMAAAEFIERFGVVGCKTAELPSSSKQYSEE; encoded by the coding sequence ATGTCTTCAGTCCGCTCAGCAATTAGGCTTCAGGATACAATCCTGTTCCGGTTATTTCTTGGTATGACAATGATTTATGTTGTATTGATTACTGCAACATACGGGGTTGTCGATTTTGTAGCCAAAGATTACCTTATTCATAAGAACAAGGAACTTATTAATGAGACTGGCTCTCATTTAGTCGCAGAATTGTCCCGTCAGGTAAGCGTTGCTGAAACATTAACCCGTACTTTGGCCACGGTCGGCGCAAACTTGCCGAAAAATCCTGACCTGTTTCTAGATATTATCCCCAAAATTATAAATACCGAAGGTTATCATCAGTTTATCGCTGGTGGTGGGATCTGGCCTGAGCCTGAAATATTTACCCCAGCAATAGAACGGCGCAGCTTTTTTTGGGGAAGGGATGGCGCTGGTCAGCTACAATATTTTGACCAGTATAACGACCCAAACGGTGCTGGTTATCATAACGAAGAATGGTATGTTCCTGCTCGATATAGTAGCCCTGGAGACTGTATCTGGTCAAAATCCTATATGGATCCTTACACTTTAGAACCAATGGTTACCTGTACTGTCGCAATGTTTAACCAGCAAAAGTTTACCGGTAATGCTACCGTTGATATTAAATTAAAGCGATTACAAAAAAACTTGCACGACAGCAGCGCTAAACTCGGTGGTTATGCCTATGCGGTAGACCGCAATAATAAATTTTTATCTTTCCCTGACGACAAATTAACAAAAGAAACTAGCCGTAATGACAATAACAATCTGGCGGCAGAGTACATAACGGTAACCGAACTGGCGAAAAAAAATAAAATTTTCAAACCGATTGCCGATATATTAAATGCCTTCAATTTGTCTCAGATGAATAGTGCTAAAGAAAACAATCAGCAAATCGCAGAAAAGATTGCGCAGGAAAGCTACCAAATATCGAGCAGTGAAGCCCAGCTAATTTCAGCTAACCTATTGGCATTGAAAAAAGAAATAAACTATCCGCAGGACACCTTAATTTCTGTGATCAATCAACAGGACCTGTTGCTTGGTGAGCCAGTGATCGTATCGTTTTTCTTTATGCCGGAAACGATGTGGAAAATTATTGTGGTTACTCCTCTGCGTCTGGCTATAAGCGGTGCAGAAGATATGGCACACCAGATATTGTTACTAATGGTAACAATAATAAGCATAAGCACAATCTTGGGTTTTATATTTTTTCGGCAACGTTTAACCGCTCCTATGTATCAGATGGTCAACCAATTACAGCGGACAGCTGCAGATAATACTGAGGCTCAACCTAAATTACTAGATGATAGTCGTCAGGATGAGTTTGGCTTGCTGGCCTATCACTTCAATCAGTCAACTCAGGCACTAGACCGCAATAATAAAAACCTGATATTACAGATTAAGGAGCGTAAGCAGGTTGAGCAACAATTTAAGCATCTGGCGTTGCATGATTCTTTAACCAACTTACCTAACCGAGCGTTATTTCAAGACCGATTACATCAAGCAATAGCACAGGCGAAACGTAATCGTAGTAAATTTGCCGTATTTTTTATGGATCTTGATGGCTTCAAACTGATTAACGATACACAAGGTCATGAGATAGGAGATGAATTACTGAAAATAGTAGGCTTAAGAATATTAGCAACAAAGCGAAATGCAGATACAGTTGCCCGTTTTGGCGGTGATGAGTTTGCATTTATAATAAACAAAGTGGAAAGTATTGATGATACGGCAATCTTTGCGCAGCGCTTAAATGAGCTTCTCCATACCCCAATGGTTATTCAAAATAAAAGTATCTCTATTAGTACTAGTATTGGCATTACTATCTATCCCGATGATGCGACTGATAGCAAGGGTTTGCTGCGTAATGCTGATATTGCAATGTATCAAGCTAAAGAGAGTGGGCGTAATACTACTCGTTTTTTCGTCAATGAAATGAATACTAAACTACAAAGATACAAACAGATATTAGCTGACTTAACCTCATCTTTGATTGATGATAATTTTGAACTATATTACCAACCACAATTCAAAATTGATAATAATAAGTTGGTCGGTGCCGAAGCACTAATCAGGTGGCATACTCCCGGAGAAGACATGATCCCACCGGCTCAGTTTATCCCGATTGCCGAGCAAAGTGGACTCATTAATGAGCTAGGAGACTGGGTGTTATCGCAGGCCTGCCGCCAGATAAAAATTTTTATCGACGCAGGAATACCGCCCATTAGAATAGCCATTAATATTTCTCCGGTGCAATTTCGAAGAAAAGACTTTCTTGTGCAAACGCTGACAATTCTTGAGCTATATAATGTACCTAGTCGTTATATTGAACTAGAGATTACGGAAGGCGCAATGATGTTTGATATCGACGAAGCCATTGTTACAATGCAAGCCTTGTATCAAGCAGGTTTTACGCTGTCGATTGATGATTTTGGCACTGGCTATTCTTCGCTGAGTTACCTTAAGCGTTTCCCCATTCAAAAAATAAAGATTGATCGCAGTTTTATCGTGGACATTGAAAAAGATAGCGACAATAAAGCCATCACTACAGCAATCATTCAAATGGGACACTCATTGGGACTTCAAATTCTGGCAGAGGGAGTCGAAAATGAAGCACAGCTGCAATACCTTATAAACCAGGAATGTGACTTGATTCAGGGACACTACAGTGGCAAAGCAATGGCCGCAGCAGAGTTCATTGAACGTTTTGGCGTT